In Catharus ustulatus isolate bCatUst1 chromosome 30, bCatUst1.pri.v2, whole genome shotgun sequence, the DNA window GGCGGTGACGCTCAAGAGTTACATCGACCACCAGCACCCCCCCGGGGAGGGCAGGTGAGTGCCACGCGGTGTCCCCAAGGCGCTGGGGATGTCACCAcgccctgctgtccctctgtccccgcccTGCAGGTTGCTGTAcgccaagctgctgctgctgctgacgGAGCTGCAGACGCTCAAGGTGGAGAACACGCGGCAGATCCTGCACATCCAGGACCTGTCGGCGATGACGCCGCTGCTCTCCGAGATCATCAGCTGAGGgtggctgctggtggcacccTCGTGTCGCCTCAGTGTCACCCCCGCCCTCTCCGGGTCACGGCTGGGCACAGAGTAAAGCTCCTTTATTCAGCCGGGCTCTGCCGGGTGTGTCAccaaagggaaactgaggcacggctgctgtggtgctggggaCGACGGGGACATCGGGGACCCCTTGTGGCAGCTGCCATCCCTAggaggtgacaatggggacaacagggacacccagccccGTGTCAGCCATCcccagaggtggcactggggacaatggggaccCCTTGTGGCAGCTATccccaggggtgacactggggacatcagggacccCTTGTGGCAGCTGCCATccccaggaggtgacactggggacaacaGGGACCCCCTGTGGCAGCTGCCATCCCCAGagggtgacaatggggacaatggggacccctgtggcagcagccacccccaggaggtgacacactggggacaatggggaccCCTTGTGGCAGCAGCCATCCCtaggaggtggcactggggacccTCAGCCCCATGTCAGCCATCCCCAGagggtgacaatggggacatcaGGTACCCCCAGCCCCCCATGGTGGCACTGTCActcgctgtccccagccccccatgGTGGCACTGTGactctctgtccccagccctctgtgtccctgtggccCCTGCACGGCCTGGTGGCTCCCTGAGCAGGACAgtgccccgctgtccccgctgtccccagtgtccccagtgtcccctcagcccaCGGTGACGCTGAAGCCGCAGTGGAATCGATTCCTCCAGTGGTTGAGGAAGGCGCCCAGGGCCAGCGTGACGGGCAGGGGGGGCAACTTCttctccaggaccccccccacGCTCCAGTTACTGTCCAGGAGccctgggggggacaggagggacagctgAGTGCCACCTGCAGGTGACATTTGGGCACAGAAGCCACCAGGAGCCCGGCCCACCTCTGAAGACCACGTTGGCTCGGGGCAGGTTGAGCTGGTAGCCGAAGGCAAAGGTGGTCTCCTGCAGCCGGGTGTTGGCCTCCAGCTCCACCCCCACCTGCACCTGGAGGGGACAGCGCTGTCACAAGGGGTGTGGTGACACCgggggacaccttggggacagcaggggacacccACCTGCTCGTTGGCCCGGTGGTAGTAGCTGGCGTGAGCCCCGCCGTAGCCCACGTTGAGCGTCGTCACCCAGTTCGGGGCTGCAACACAGAGCCAGCGCCGAGGTGACACCGCTGGCAcgtccccaaggtgtccccaaagcGTCCCCGAGGTGTCCCTACCCGAATATTTGCCGGCCAGCGTGAGGATGGCCCCCTCCTCGCCGGGGCGCCGGTGGTAGACGAGCTCCCCGCCCAGCACCAGGCGGGCGGTGACGCTCTGCAGGAAATGCGCCACCACGATCACTGCGGGGACAGCGAGGTGACATCAGCGGGGTGGCCTCAGCAGCGTCCCCACCAGGCCACCACCGCGGGGTTGTGGCTCACCGGAGCCGCCCAGCAGGTCGGGGTTGCCCAGCGTGAGCGTGGCCGTGCAGTCGTCGCCGCGGTACTCGCCGTCGAACTGCCACGTCACGAACTTGGCCTGGTGCgtctggggacaggggacagcggtGGCACCGCGGGGGTGGCACCACGAGGTGGCACCACGGGGGTGGCAGGCGTGGGGCTCACCTGGAACACGGCCTTGGCGCGGAGGCGCTCGCCCAGCAGGTGCAGGGCCTGAGCGTTGAGGCTGCCGGCGCTGTCCATGTCCCCGAGCAGCgtggggaacacctggggacacgcGGCGTGGGCGAGGGGACACGCGGGGCACGGCCACCGCCGGGCCACCGCGGCTCTGCAGGGCCACCACGGGGCCACCGCGGCTCTGCAGGGCCACCCCGGGGCCACCACGGCTCTGCAGGGCCACCCCCAGGCCACCGCGGCTCTGCAGGGCCACCGCAGCGGCCACGGGGACGGTGAGGCCGCCGGTGTGGCCTGAGGTCAGCGGTGACCCCGAGGACATCGATGACCCCCAGGTCACCTGGGGCCACCCCTTACCCAAGGGCCACCGATGACCTCATGGCCACCAGTGGCCTCAGGGCCACCAATGATCCCAGGGTCACATGGGACCACCCCTCACCCCAAGGCCACCCATGACCCCAAGGCCACCAATGGCCCCAAGGCCACCAATGACCCCAGGGTCACCTGAGGCCACCCCTCACCCCATGGCCACCAATGGTCACATGGTCACCTGAGGCCATCCTTCATCCCAGGGTCACCAATGACCCCAGGGCCACCTGGGGCCACCCATGACCTCAAGGCCACCAATGACCCCAAGGCCACCAATGATCCCAAGGCCACCTGGGACCACTCATAATCTCATGGCCACCAATGGCCATTGACCACCACTGACCACACTGGGCCACCGATGACCCCAAGGTCACCTGGGACCACCCATGACCTCAAGGCCACCAATGACCCCAGGGTCATCTGGGGCCACCCTTTATCCCAGGGCCACCAATGACCCCGGGGCCACCAATGACCCTGGGATCACCTGAGACCACCCCTCAACCCATGGCCACCAATGACCCCAAGGCCAACAATGACCCCAGGGTCACCTGGGACCACCCATGACCTCAAGGCCACCAATGACCCCGGGGTCACCTGGGGCCACCCCTCACCTCACGGCCACCAATGGCCCCAGGGCCACCAATGACCCCGCTGTCACATGGGGCCACCAATGACCTCATGGCCACCAACGACCCCAGGGCCACCTGGGACCACCCATGACCTCATGGCCACCAATGGCCCTGGGGTCATCTGGGACCACCCATGACCCCAAGGCCACCAATGACCCCATGGTCACCTATGACCTCATGGCCACCAATAACCCCAGGGCCACCTGGGACCACTCATGACCTCAAAGCCACTGATGACCCCGGGGTCATCTGGGACCACCCCTCACCCCAGGGTCACCCACGTCCCTGAAGCCACCAGGGTCACCAATGACCTGAGGCCACCCACCACCCCGGGGTCACCTTGGACCACCCCTCACCCCGGGACCAtcaatgtccccaaggccaccaaTGACCACTCAGAGGCCACCAATGACCACAGGGCCACCCTGAGGCCACCTGGGCTCACAGATGACCACAAGGACCCCGGTGGCCTCAGAGTGACCGTGAGATTCCACAACAGGTGACAACACCTGAGGCCACCCCCAGCCCGGTGCCACCCGCGGTGTCACCTCGGTGGGCCCGAGCTGGCGGTCCCCCACGTAGGTGGCGTTGAAGCGATAGCCGGAGGGGCCCAGGGTGCTCATGTGCACCgtgtgtgtcacctgtggggacaccaggggtcAGCGTGGGGGGGGACACACGGCCCCACCTCatgtccccacgtgtcccctCCCCGACCTGGAAGTGGCTGCTCAGGGTCTTGGTGACGATCAGCTTCACCCCCTCCATCTGCGGCGGGAACACCTCTGGGGGGACACGGCTGTCACCCGCCTGGGGACACGGCTGTCACCCCCCAGACACGGCTGTcaccccctggggacacggcaGTCACCCCCCTGGGGCACCCAGAGAGCCCCAGACACgactgtcacctccctggggacacggtTGTCACCCCCCTGAGGGACCCAGAGACCCCCTTTTGGGGACAGCACTGACACCCTCGGGCCAATCCCCCAGGGGACACAGTTGCCACCCCTGTTGTCCCCTCACGACCCCACTGTCACCTCACAGCCCCTCACGatcccgctgtcccctcagccctgctgtcccctcacgaccccgctgtcccctcacagcccctcacgaccccactgtcccctcagtcccgctgtcccctcacagcccctcacgaccccgctgtcccctcagccccgctgtcccctcagccccgctgtccccgctccccACCTTTGCAGAGCCGGTGCAGCTCATCGAAGCTGCCGGGGTTGCCGCGGGGCTCGGCCCGGCGCGGAGCGCGGCCCTCGGCGTTGCCCATGGCCCCTACGGGcccccgccggccgccgccatCGCGGGCGGCGCCGCCCGGAGCGCCTTCAGGGGGcgcgccgccgccatcttggccGCGGGCAACGCGCGCCTCCCATTGGCTGAGCGGGgagggcggggccgcgccggaATGCGGCCCCTCCGGACCCCGCGCACCTGAGCACAAACGTTCCG includes these proteins:
- the TOMM40L gene encoding mitochondrial import receptor subunit TOM40B isoform X3 — translated: MSCTGSAKAGDSRVPPEVFPPQMEGVKLIVTKTLSSHFQVTHTVHMSTLGPSGYRFNATYVGDRQLGPTEVFPTLLGDMDSAGSLNAQALHLLGERLRAKAVFQTHQAKFVTWQFDGEYRGDDCTATLTLGNPDLLGGSVIVVAHFLQSVTARLVLGGELVYHRRPGEEGAILTLAGKYSAPNWVTTLNVGYGGAHASYYHRANEQVQVGVELEANTRLQETTFAFGYQLNLPRANVVFRGLLDSNWSVGGVLEKKLPPLPVTLALGAFLNHWRNRFHCGFSVTVG
- the TOMM40L gene encoding mitochondrial import receptor subunit TOM40B isoform X1 produces the protein MGNAEGRAPRRAEPRGNPGSFDELHRLCKEVFPPQMEGVKLIVTKTLSSHFQVTHTVHMSTLGPSGYRFNATYVGDRQLGPTEVFPTLLGDMDSAGSLNAQALHLLGERLRAKAVFQTHQAKFVTWQFDGEYRGDDCTATLTLGNPDLLGGSVIVVAHFLQSVTARLVLGGELVYHRRPGEEGAILTLAGKYSAPNWVTTLNVGYGGAHASYYHRANEQVQVGVELEANTRLQETTFAFGYQLNLPRANVVFRGLLDSNWSVGGVLEKKLPPLPVTLALGAFLNHWRNRFHCGFSVTVG
- the TOMM40L gene encoding mitochondrial import receptor subunit TOM40B isoform X2; the protein is MSCTGSAKPCPQAGDSRVPPEVFPPQMEGVKLIVTKTLSSHFQVTHTVHMSTLGPSGYRFNATYVGDRQLGPTEVFPTLLGDMDSAGSLNAQALHLLGERLRAKAVFQTHQAKFVTWQFDGEYRGDDCTATLTLGNPDLLGGSVIVVAHFLQSVTARLVLGGELVYHRRPGEEGAILTLAGKYSAPNWVTTLNVGYGGAHASYYHRANEQVQVGVELEANTRLQETTFAFGYQLNLPRANVVFRGLLDSNWSVGGVLEKKLPPLPVTLALGAFLNHWRNRFHCGFSVTVG